The following are from one region of the Dehalococcoidales bacterium genome:
- a CDS encoding DUF5666 domain-containing protein, protein MNSKLLALTMAVLLVVLSLGVASPVLASEPDEMEEPELEEFRFEGGKVNKVSLMEGKGWIVVDYTKFKVTTDTDIRDEDGMLMKGVFVDLRFERHHDKLIATRITVLDEDPEEVRFEGEITKLALMHYKVVVEGTKFITNADTEIDEGLAVGDLVRVEADRMDGKLIATRITLLD, encoded by the coding sequence ATGAACAGCAAATTATTAGCTTTGACAATGGCCGTTCTTCTGGTAGTGCTTTCTCTTGGCGTAGCTTCACCGGTGCTGGCTTCTGAACCGGATGAAATGGAAGAGCCAGAACTGGAGGAATTCCGCTTTGAAGGCGGAAAGGTTAACAAGGTTTCTCTGATGGAGGGCAAGGGATGGATCGTAGTGGACTATACCAAATTCAAGGTCACCACCGATACTGATATCCGTGACGAAGATGGTATGCTGATGAAGGGTGTATTTGTTGACCTGAGGTTTGAGCGTCATCATGATAAGCTGATTGCTACCAGGATAACAGTGCTGGACGAGGACCCGGAAGAGGTCAGGTTTGAAGGCGAAATCACCAAGCTGGCCCTGATGCACTACAAAGTAGTCGTTGAAGGGACGAAGTTCATCACCAATGCTGATACCGAAATTGACGAAGGTCTCGCTGTTGGAGACCTTGTCAGGGTTGAGGCAGACCGGATGGACGGGAAGCTGATTGCCACCCGTATAACCCTCCTCGACTAG
- the alaS gene encoding alanine--tRNA ligase, producing MTSDEIRTAFLSFFESKGHKIIPSSSLIPHGDPTLLLTSAGMVQFKPYFLGEAAPPNPRLASCQKCFRTTDIESVGDATHLTFFEMLGNFSIGDYFKKEAIGWAWEFVTEHLRLPPERLWISIFLDDEEALHHWLQLGVPKARIVRMGEEDNFWGPAGDSGPCGPCSEIYYDFGEEAGCGLDSCGPGCDCRRFSEIWNLVFTQYNQDKDGKRTLLPRPNIDTGMGLERIAAALQSKKSVYGTDLFTPLMERIAAMTGKGYGVDDETDNAIRVVAEHSRGIAFLIADGVLPSNEGRGYVLRRLLRRAALFGRKLGLDKPFLAEMAEITIRQMKHIYPELELRRGFILKVIEPEEARFGETLDTGLELLDGIVEKTASKKGNVISGKDMFKLYDTYGFPVELTKEIAASKGFSVDLEGFEKEMEQQRRRAKAAHKFELAVKEVNRLKELDIKRTVFTGYDNLRQKTAVINVLAGNDAVGTVEKGQEASLILDSTPFYGEMGGQVGDTGEIRSAAGRFAVTGTVRMLPDIIMHLGSVIEGSLSVGDEVEAMVDEERRRDIARNHTATHLLQAALRQVVGEHIQQRGSLVAPDQFRFDFSHLVAMTKEEIRRTNSLVNEKIRQDLPVYDEELPYKKAVEAGAIALFDEKYGDVVRVLRIGRPPISVELCGGTHVSTTGEIGFFHITGESSIGAGLRRIEAVTGRGAEAFVGSILAEREEIARLVGASLDEVKGKVAGTVSMLDSERRRAQALERELSRQITGSLLNKVEEVNGTKILVAAVPSFRIEALREMSDLLREQLKSAVIVLGTVYQGRPVFLAAVTPDLVTRGFHAGEIVRQVAEVTGGSGGGKATLAQAGGKNKDKLDEALSMVKKLL from the coding sequence ATGACCAGTGATGAAATTCGGACCGCATTTCTGAGCTTTTTCGAGAGTAAAGGGCATAAAATTATTCCCAGTTCTTCCCTGATACCCCATGGCGACCCCACGCTGTTGCTGACAAGCGCCGGTATGGTGCAGTTCAAGCCGTATTTCCTCGGTGAGGCAGCGCCGCCCAATCCCCGGTTGGCATCCTGCCAGAAGTGCTTTCGCACCACCGACATTGAATCGGTGGGGGATGCTACCCATCTGACTTTCTTTGAGATGCTGGGTAACTTTAGCATCGGCGATTACTTCAAAAAAGAAGCAATTGGCTGGGCGTGGGAGTTCGTTACGGAGCACTTGAGGCTGCCGCCGGAGCGACTCTGGATAAGCATCTTCCTGGATGACGAAGAGGCTTTGCACCACTGGCTTCAGCTCGGCGTCCCCAAGGCAAGGATAGTGAGAATGGGTGAGGAGGACAACTTCTGGGGACCGGCGGGGGATTCCGGGCCGTGCGGGCCGTGCAGTGAGATTTACTACGACTTTGGGGAGGAGGCTGGCTGCGGGCTGGACTCCTGTGGTCCCGGCTGCGATTGCAGGCGTTTTTCTGAAATCTGGAACCTGGTATTCACCCAGTATAACCAGGATAAAGACGGCAAGCGCACTCTGCTCCCCAGGCCTAACATTGATACCGGCATGGGACTGGAGAGAATAGCCGCCGCCCTGCAGAGCAAGAAATCCGTGTACGGGACTGACCTCTTTACCCCTCTGATGGAGCGGATAGCGGCAATGACCGGCAAGGGTTATGGCGTGGATGACGAGACGGATAACGCCATACGGGTGGTCGCCGAGCACAGCCGGGGCATCGCTTTTCTCATCGCTGATGGTGTGTTGCCGTCTAATGAGGGGCGGGGCTACGTGCTGCGCCGGTTGCTGCGCCGCGCCGCTCTCTTTGGTCGGAAGTTAGGACTGGATAAGCCTTTTTTGGCGGAGATGGCTGAGATTACTATCAGACAGATGAAGCACATCTATCCTGAACTTGAACTAAGAAGGGGTTTCATTCTTAAAGTGATTGAGCCGGAAGAAGCCCGGTTCGGCGAGACTCTGGATACCGGACTGGAATTACTGGACGGAATTGTGGAGAAAACCGCCAGCAAAAAGGGAAACGTAATATCAGGTAAGGATATGTTCAAGCTCTACGATACCTATGGTTTTCCGGTGGAACTGACCAAGGAAATTGCCGCCAGCAAGGGTTTCTCCGTAGACCTGGAGGGCTTTGAAAAGGAGATGGAGCAGCAGCGCCGGAGAGCCAAGGCTGCCCATAAATTCGAGCTGGCCGTGAAAGAAGTTAACAGACTGAAAGAACTGGACATCAAAAGGACTGTCTTTACCGGCTACGATAATCTCAGGCAAAAGACCGCTGTCATCAATGTACTGGCGGGCAATGATGCGGTGGGAACGGTTGAAAAAGGACAGGAAGCCAGCCTGATTCTGGATAGTACCCCGTTCTACGGGGAGATGGGAGGACAGGTCGGGGATACCGGGGAGATTCGGAGTGCCGCCGGGCGTTTTGCCGTTACCGGCACCGTGCGGATGCTCCCGGACATTATTATGCACCTTGGCTCCGTAATTGAGGGTAGCTTGAGTGTGGGTGATGAGGTGGAGGCAATGGTTGATGAGGAACGGCGGCGAGATATTGCCCGCAATCACACCGCCACCCACTTGCTCCAGGCGGCGCTGCGCCAAGTGGTGGGTGAGCATATTCAGCAGCGGGGTTCTCTGGTAGCTCCGGACCAGTTCCGGTTTGATTTTTCCCACCTGGTCGCCATGACTAAAGAAGAAATACGGCGGACGAATAGTCTGGTCAATGAAAAGATACGTCAGGACCTCCCGGTCTATGATGAAGAACTCCCCTACAAGAAGGCTGTCGAGGCTGGGGCTATCGCCCTGTTCGATGAAAAATACGGTGACGTGGTACGTGTGCTCAGGATCGGGCGTCCGCCAATCAGCGTTGAGCTGTGCGGCGGCACTCATGTCAGCACCACCGGGGAGATTGGTTTCTTTCACATCACCGGTGAGAGCAGCATCGGCGCCGGTTTACGCCGTATCGAGGCGGTTACCGGCCGGGGGGCGGAGGCTTTTGTGGGCAGCATTCTAGCCGAGCGCGAGGAGATTGCCCGTCTCGTGGGAGCTTCGCTGGATGAGGTTAAGGGCAAGGTTGCCGGTACTGTAAGTATGCTGGACTCGGAACGCCGGCGGGCTCAGGCTCTGGAAAGGGAACTGTCGCGGCAGATAACCGGGTCTTTGCTCAATAAGGTTGAGGAGGTTAACGGGACAAAGATACTGGTCGCTGCCGTGCCATCTTTCCGTATTGAGGCTTTACGGGAGATGAGTGACCTGCTCCGTGAGCAGTTAAAGAGCGCGGTTATAGTTCTGGGAACTGTTTACCAGGGCAGACCTGTTTTCCTGGCGGCGGTAACCCCTGACCTGGTTACCCGAGGCTTTCATGCCGGGGAGATAGTGCGTCAGGTGGCGGAGGTGACGGGGGGTAGTGGAGGAGGTAAGGCGACACTGGCCCAGGCCGGTGGCAAAAATAAAGACAAGCTGGATGAAGCTCTAAGCATGGTGAAGAAGCTGCTATGA
- the ruvX gene encoding Holliday junction resolvase RuvX: MGLDIGDKRIGVALSDPLNMLASPLTIIERSYEPHDIEAVVSLIDRWQVGLIIVGLPRTMNGSVGQQAEKVNTFVRELSGHTNVPVEFRDERLTTVSARRLMQSARTKKTRQKTRDDAVAAALILQGYLDETYREQGVNS; this comes from the coding sequence CTGGGACTTGATATCGGCGATAAGCGCATCGGGGTGGCGCTCAGTGACCCGCTCAACATGCTGGCCAGCCCGTTGACGATTATCGAACGCAGTTATGAACCACATGATATTGAGGCTGTTGTCAGTCTGATTGACCGGTGGCAGGTTGGGCTGATTATCGTCGGTCTGCCCCGCACGATGAATGGAAGCGTTGGGCAACAGGCCGAGAAAGTAAACACTTTCGTTCGGGAGTTATCCGGCCACACTAATGTTCCCGTGGAGTTCAGGGATGAGCGTTTGACCACGGTATCAGCCAGACGCTTGATGCAGTCTGCCCGCACCAAAAAGACCCGGCAGAAAACCAGGGATGACGCGGTGGCGGCGGCCCTCATCCTGCAGGGCTATCTTGATGAGACGTACCGTGAGCAGGGTGTGAACTCCTGA
- a CDS encoding HPP family protein produces the protein MEIIDKSFLRAPKSYIVQSFLAVVTLGLILYFVEVLTHAAVVAALGSSAFIVFAMPHSITARPRRLLGGHIVGLLSGIILRYIFLTSSLGRQINGREFLTLFVYALAVGLAIFLMTITNTEHPPAAGTALAMVAHQWSYPVVFFILLSVAGLAIVRRLLNGHLRDLF, from the coding sequence ATGGAGATAATCGACAAATCATTTCTCAGGGCGCCGAAGAGCTATATTGTCCAGAGCTTTCTGGCTGTGGTCACTCTGGGTTTGATTTTATACTTTGTTGAGGTACTGACTCATGCGGCTGTTGTAGCCGCCCTCGGTTCGAGCGCCTTTATCGTTTTTGCCATGCCTCACTCAATCACGGCAAGACCCCGAAGACTCCTCGGAGGACATATCGTCGGTTTGCTTTCCGGTATTATACTTCGCTATATTTTCCTCACTTCCTCCCTGGGCAGGCAGATTAATGGCCGGGAATTTTTGACTTTATTTGTCTACGCTCTGGCGGTAGGACTGGCTATCTTCTTGATGACGATTACCAATACCGAGCATCCGCCGGCAGCAGGGACTGCCCTGGCTATGGTGGCTCATCAATGGTCCTATCCGGTAGTCTTCTTTATCCTGTTGTCGGTGGCAGGACTGGCCATTGTCAGGCGGCTGCTGAATGGTCATTTGAGAGATTTATTCTGA
- a CDS encoding UbiA family prenyltransferase has product MARFHKMLRNYLEVLKPRATALLTFIGFSAAIIAGAGQPPADKLFLVLITILLGSAGVNGLTNYLDRDIDARMRRTRYRVLPSKRIAPPEKALALTVFLIIIGLGLSWWLHPLSFMAGLTGTVAAIVGRKRATCVFPQGMLASCAPVLVGWFAIRPAFSWELVLLCVLIAVWLPLHVWSVMITNRDDYIGAGLTFFPMNREVREAVSVLLPFSLVLAVTAITLYFVADFGWFYLAVVSLLSVIMVYSTLRLVASKASADAWKLYKLSTYPYLGLIFLVMCLDIWLL; this is encoded by the coding sequence ATGGCGCGATTTCACAAAATGCTGAGGAATTATCTTGAGGTACTGAAGCCCCGTGCCACGGCTTTATTGACTTTTATCGGTTTTAGCGCCGCCATCATTGCCGGCGCCGGCCAGCCACCGGCAGACAAGCTCTTTCTGGTACTGATAACAATTTTGCTGGGTAGCGCCGGTGTCAATGGACTGACCAATTATTTAGACCGGGATATTGATGCCCGGATGCGGCGTACCCGGTACCGGGTTCTACCGTCAAAACGCATTGCTCCGCCGGAAAAGGCGCTGGCATTGACGGTTTTTCTGATTATTATCGGCCTAGGCCTGTCCTGGTGGCTGCACCCGCTGAGCTTTATGGCCGGATTGACCGGTACGGTGGCGGCTATAGTCGGACGGAAAAGGGCGACCTGCGTTTTCCCGCAGGGAATGCTGGCCAGCTGCGCCCCGGTGCTCGTCGGCTGGTTTGCCATCAGACCGGCTTTTAGCTGGGAACTGGTGCTGCTCTGCGTTCTCATTGCTGTCTGGCTGCCGCTTCATGTCTGGAGTGTCATGATTACCAATCGGGACGACTATATTGGTGCCGGGCTTACTTTTTTTCCGATGAACCGCGAGGTAAGGGAAGCGGTCAGCGTATTGCTACCCTTCAGCCTGGTGCTGGCAGTCACGGCAATCACTCTTTATTTTGTCGCTGATTTCGGCTGGTTTTATCTGGCGGTGGTCAGCCTGCTCAGCGTTATCATGGTCTATTCCACGCTACGGCTGGTAGCTTCTAAAGCTTCTGCCGATGCCTGGAAGCTATACAAGCTCTCGACTTACCCCTATCTGGGCCTGATTTTCCTGGTCATGTGCCTGGATATCTGGCTTTTATAG
- the tgt gene encoding tRNA guanosine(34) transglycosylase Tgt translates to MNTLDFFTLRKMDTKDGARAGELRTPHGVVPTPVFLPVGSQGTVKTLTPAEVKGLGMNMLLTNTYHLYLRPGISVIEKMGGLHKFMAWDGAILTDSGGYQIFSLAPLRRITDDGAVFRSHIDGSEHLITPEMAVRFQEELGADIIMVLDECPAHDASREKVQQAVQRTHRWAERCRETHRRDDQALYAIVQGGIFPELRRQSAEFLTSLDFPGYAIGGLSLGEPKKVTLSIIEETVALLPENKPRYLMGVGSPEDIVAGVARGIDIFDSVLPTRVARNGALFTRRGRVNIRNAVFRQMDGPVDPDCACATCRTFSAAYLHHLFNARELLAYRLATIHNLTFISRLMREIRSAIDDGTFPAFRDSFLADYRPVNEQVRLEQKQKWLRRRDANR, encoded by the coding sequence ATGAATACTCTTGATTTCTTCACACTGAGAAAAATGGATACTAAAGACGGTGCCCGCGCCGGAGAGTTGAGAACTCCGCACGGGGTAGTACCGACGCCGGTGTTTTTACCGGTCGGCAGCCAGGGCACCGTAAAAACCCTGACCCCCGCCGAAGTAAAGGGTCTGGGTATGAACATGCTGCTGACCAATACCTACCATCTCTATCTCCGGCCAGGCATTAGCGTGATTGAAAAAATGGGCGGTCTGCACAAGTTCATGGCCTGGGATGGGGCTATCCTGACCGACAGTGGCGGCTATCAGATATTCAGCTTAGCCCCCCTGCGCCGTATCACCGATGATGGCGCCGTCTTCCGTTCCCATATCGACGGTAGTGAGCACTTGATCACTCCTGAGATGGCGGTCCGGTTTCAGGAGGAGCTCGGCGCCGATATTATTATGGTACTGGACGAGTGTCCAGCCCACGATGCCAGCCGGGAAAAGGTACAGCAGGCGGTGCAGCGGACACACCGGTGGGCGGAGAGGTGCCGGGAAACTCACCGGCGGGACGACCAGGCGTTGTACGCCATTGTCCAGGGCGGGATCTTTCCCGAACTGCGGCGGCAGTCGGCTGAATTCCTCACCTCTCTGGACTTTCCCGGCTACGCCATCGGCGGGTTGAGTCTCGGCGAACCGAAGAAAGTGACCCTATCAATCATTGAAGAAACGGTCGCTCTGTTACCGGAGAATAAGCCGCGTTATCTGATGGGAGTGGGTTCTCCGGAGGATATTGTGGCGGGGGTAGCCCGGGGGATTGACATTTTTGACAGCGTTCTGCCCACCCGTGTCGCCAGGAACGGCGCTCTCTTTACCCGACGGGGACGGGTAAACATCCGCAACGCTGTTTTCAGGCAGATGGACGGGCCGGTTGACCCCGATTGTGCCTGCGCTACCTGCCGCACTTTCTCGGCGGCTTATCTGCACCACCTGTTTAATGCCCGAGAGTTGCTGGCTTACCGTTTAGCCACCATTCATAATTTGACTTTTATCAGCCGGCTGATGCGCGAAATAAGGTCTGCCATTGATGACGGCACCTTCCCGGCTTTCAGAGACAGCTTCCTGGCAGATTACCGGCCCGTCAACGAGCAGGTACGGCTTGAGCAGAAACAAAAATGGCTAAGGCGACGGGACGCAAACCGGTGA